Within Oribacterium sp. oral taxon 102, the genomic segment TTACAACCCTGTCTCCCGGCTTGATCGCGTCCTTATGGATCTCCATCTCCGCCTGTCCGTACTCGAGGTCATATTCCACGGAGACGGTCTCTCTCGGGAGCTTTCCCTTCTTCCGCACCGGCACGAAGCCCTTGTGCAGCGCATAGGCGATCGCAGTTCCGAAGATGAAGCCCCGGGACTCCAGTCCGATCACGACATCGCAGTCGCAGCCCTCAAGGGAATGGAGCAGACCATCCACGGAATCCCGCAGACCGTCCGGATCCTGAATCAGGGAGGTAATATCCCGGAACATGATCCCCGGCTCCGGAAAATCCGGGATCGTAAGCACATAGTCCTCTAACTTTTCTCTCTTCATTTTTTCTCCATTCTTTTCCGCGCTTCAGCGCCGGTATTTCGCCGCGTAGGTCTGGATCGCCGCGACGGTCTTGCCATCCGTCATTTTCCCCTCATAGATAAGCTGCTGCAGATCCGAAAGCCCCCACGCCTCCACGCCAAGCTCCTCGTCCTCGTCCCACCTGACCTGTCCCTTTTTAAGATCCCTCGCAAGGTAGATCGCGATCTTCTCGTCCAGAAACGCGACGGTCGTGTTCACATAGAGCAGGAATTCAAGCGTATCCGTACGAAAGCCCGTCTCCTCCTCCAGCTCCCGCTTCGCGCACGCAAGGAAGTCCTCGTCCTCCGCGTCCCTCTTCCCTGCGGGGATCTCCAGCGTATAGCGTCCGAGCGCATGCCGATACTGACGAACCAGCAGCAGCCTGCCGTCCTCCAGTACAGGAAGCACCGCCGCCGCGCCGATATGATGAATGAAGTCCCAGTGTGTCTTATGTCCCGCGACATCGACATAATCGTCATAGACCGTGATCACTCTGCCCTCATAGCGCTTCGTTCTCTCGATCAGCTTCACCGGCTTCTCTGCATTTTCCGCATTCAGCATCCTAACTCCTCTCCGCCCCCGTGGCAGACCTTTGACAAAGGCTATCTCCTGCGATAAGCCGCGGGGCTCCCCCGATCAGAGATCGGGGGCATGCAAGGCAACAATCGCCTGCGATTGTTTTGATCCGCTCTAAGCCGCGGGGCTCCCCCGATCAGAGATCGGGGGCATGCCCGCCAAAAGAGCGGGCCTTTCAGCCCGCTCTCGGAAGTATAGCATATATTTTTTATCCCTGCAATGTAAAGCCTGTCACGGAATAGCCCGCCCTGCGAACCGCCTCCCGAAGCTCCGCCTCCGTCCGGCGCTGCTTCATCCGGACGGTTACGGTGCCTGCGGAGAGATCCGCGCTCGCCCAGTCTCCGGACAGTGCGTTCAACGCATTTTCCACGCGCGCCTTGCAGTTCCCGCAGTGCATCCCCTCGACCTTAAGCTCCGCCGTATAGGCATAATGCTCCGGATCTGTATCCGAAACTGCCTTGGTCTTCACGGTTTCGCAGCTCCCGCCGCCACCGCAGCAGCCGCTCTCCGCGCGACACTTGATGCTGCGGATACCGATGATCACGGCGAGGAGAATCGCTCCTCCGATAATGATATCTCCGATTCCCATACTTATCATTCTCCTTCATACCTACGAATAGGTTAGTTTTATCTAACCAAATCTTATACTAGCACGATGGCGGGACTCTGTCAATTCCCGAATGCCTTATCGCAATGTGAAGAAGCAGAGGCAGCCGCACCTCTTAGGATCACCTATCCCTCCGGATCCGCGGTCTCTGCCGCAGGGAGCTTCCGCACGATGGTCTTCCCGATCCGATGGTTTTTGATATAGGCGACATCGATGGACAGCCCATCCGTTTCCATATGGAAGGAGCTGCCGTCATCCGGCACCTTCCCGATGATGCCCATGATATAGCCGCCGAAGGTGTCCGCATTCTCTGTCGGAAGCGAGACGCCGAGCCGTTCGTTGACATCCTCCAGATCTGCGATGCCGAGGACGATCCACTCGTTCTCCCCAATCGCCTCGATCTGCTCCGGCTCCGGGACTTCGTCCTCCTCCTGCAAATCCCCGACCAGCGCTTCGATCAGGTCGTGCAGCGTCACGATGCCGGTCATCCCGCCGTACTCGTCAATCACCACCGCATAATATTTCCGCTCCCGCTTCATGGTCTGAAAGAGGTCGGAGACCTTCATGTTCTGGGACACGAAGAAGGGCTTGTCCACCGCGTTCCGCATCACATTCTGCCGCGACTGGTCGTTCAGCCGGAAGTAGTCCTTGGTATCCAGAATGCCGATGATATCGTCGTCATCCTCCCCGCAGATCGGATAGTTGGCGAAGCGGTTGTCATGGATCGTCCTCCGCCATTGGCGATCCGAGTCCTCGATGTAGAGCATCGCCACGTCCGTGCGATGCGTACACACATCCTCGACCGTCAGATCATTGAACTCAAAAACATTCTGAATCAGCTCATTTTCGGCACTCTCGATCGTTCCCTTCTCAGTCCCCTCGTCGATCATCATGAGAATGTCCTCCTCCGAAACCTTATCCTCGACATCCTCCGGATGGATCCCGAAGAGACGGAGCAGCGCGTTGGTCGAAGCCGTCAGCGCCCATACCGCGGGTGCGAAGAGGAAGGAGACGACGCGCAGCATCCCTGCCATGGAGAGCGCGATGCCCTCCGTATGCACCTGCGCAAGCCGCTTCGGCACCAGCTCCCCCAGCACGATACTAAGATAGGACAGAAGCAGGGTAATCAGTACAATGACGGCCGGCATCATCAGCTCTCTGCCCGCACTGATGCCGAGACGCTGAAGAAGCACGGTCAGCGGCTCCGCGAAGCTGTCCGCCGCAAAGGCGCTGGACAGAAAGCCTGCCAGCGTGATCGCTACCTGTATCGTGGACAGGAACTTCGCCGGCTCCGCCGTCAGATGAAGCAGCAGTCCCGCCCTGCGGTTGCCCTCCTCGGAGAGCTTCCGGAGCTTCGCCTCCCCTACCTGCAGCACCGCGATCTCCGCGCAGGAAAAATAACCGTTTATGAAAATCAACACCAGCAGCAGTATGACTCGACCAAGCATAAAATTTCGATTCTGCCCTCCCAGCAGCCTTCTATGGAAATCCGATTCCCTCTTCCCTCTCAGCGCACATTTTCCGCAGCGTTCTCATACTCACGATCCAGATAAGCACAGTCCTCGCGGAAGCGCTCCGGGCTGGAATTCTCGAGCAGCCCCACGATATAGGGCTTGTTCCGCCGGAGCTGCCGCATCAGCTCCCCGTAATGGAAGACACCCTCGCCCGGGTGACGGAAGAGCTGCCCGCGCTCCGCCGTAAAATCCCCATCCTTCAGGTGCAGCACGGCGATCCGATCCCCGTAGAGCTCGAAGCAGCGGCGGATGATCGCATCCTGCTCCGCCGGCTTCCCCTTCGTCTCCGGCGTGATAATGTTGACGCTGTCCAGGATGATGTCAAAGTTCGGGGAAGCGATATCCCGGAGGAAACGGTCGATCCGCTCCGGACTGCATAAGGTGTGGTTATACACACCCTCAATACCGACCCGCACGCCGAGCTTCTCCGCCGCGTCCCGAATCTCCCGGAAGCTCCCGAGCACCCGCTGATAGCATTCCTCCGTATAGGTCTCCTCCGTGACGCGCATATCCGGAGAGTACCTGCCGGTCTCTGTCCCGACGAGATCCGCCCCCAGAAGCTTCGCGTACTTGAGATGCTCTATGAAGCGCTGTACCTCCCGCTGCCGCGCGCTCTCGTCCGGATGCGCCGGATTGATATAACAGCCCAGCACCGAGACATGAAGCCCCCGCTCCCGGAGCGCCTCCGCCACATAGCACGCCTGTCCGTCGGAATAGTGACCTGCCGTGCTGTCGATATCCGAGAAGCTCTTTCCCATCGCAAGCTGGATATAATGCACGCCCAGCCGCTCGACCTGATCCAGCACCTCTGTCACTGTGCCCCTGCCGCAGATATCGTGCACCCGCATTCCGTATTGTATCATCGTCCCTCTCCCTTTCCGGAGCAGCCTCCGCTACTCTCCCTGATGCTTCCTGTACTTCGCCGGCGACTGTCCCGTCGTCTGCTTGAAGACCTTTTCGAAATAGGTGATATTCCCGAAGCCTGTCTGCTCGGCGATCTCCGTCACGCTCGCGTCTGTGCCGCGAAGCAGCTCCTGCGCCTTCCGCACCTTGATGAAGCGATTGTATTCTACCACAGAAAAGCCGGTGACGCTCCGGAAGATCCGCGTCAGATAGGACTTGCTCATATAGAAGCGCTCGGCGAGCTCGTCCAACGGGAGATTCTCATGGCTGTTGTTCTGCAGGTACATCGCGATATCATGCACCTTCTGGTGTATGCCGGACTCCACTACATTTCTGCTCGGACGGTAGCTCTCCGCCTGCTCGAGCCGCCGCGCTCTGGCGAAAATTCCCAGAAGCTCCAGCGCCTGCAGGATCAGAAAGGAATGCAGCTCCGGATTCGCATCGCTCTGACCGAAGCTCTTCGTACAGGCGTTCTTGAACTTCTCAATGATCCGCAGAATCAGATCCCAGTCCTCTGCGCAGAAGTTCGCGATGCCTCCGTAGATGCTCCCGAAGGTATCGAAGCCCGGATAGCCGAGCTGCCGCAGCAGCCCGTCGAAGATGCTGCGATCCAGCTGCAGAATGAAGTTCCGATGGTCGGGCGGACAGCCCAGCGCGACCGAGGTCTTGTGGATCAGGTCATGGTTCACCAGCATGGCGCTGCCCGCCCGGAGATGATAGGTCTCCTGATCCACGAACATGAAACGGTCTCCCTCGATCAGAAAAAACAGCTCTATCGTGGCGTGAACGTGCCGCTGCCGCATGATGAACTCCTGATGCCGCAGCGCCTCCGATACTCTGAGCCCCGGTATCTTCTTCTCGAACACGAGCTCCAGTCTTGAATTGTGAAGATTCCTTTTGTCCATGGCATCATTGTAAACGAAAGAGGAAGCAACCGCAAGCGATTGCTTCCTCTGCGCTTCTCATTGCAGCATCTCCATATAGGCGAGCAGGAAGGGACCGACTCCCTTGGCATCATTCTCCACGATCGGCTCCGAGAGATAATAGGCGATGGAGCCGTCCCGCCGCGCCGCACCCCCGAGCCCTCCCACGAGACAGATTCCCGTGAGACAGGGCTTCCCGTCAATGAATCGGAGACGGCGGTCGCAGATCCCGTTGAAAATCGACTCCCCGAAGATACGATCCTCCGTCGGGAGGAAGCCGAGCCGCACTGCCCGCAGCACTGCGGCGGAGAGCAGCGCGCTGCCCGAGGTCTCCAGATAGTTCCCGCGCAGTCCCGCCTTATCCACCAGCTGGTAGAAAAGCCCGCTCTCCCTATCCTGATAATGCCTAAGACTCGCGACAAGATCGGTGAGCAGCCGCCGGAGCTCCCGCTTCTCCGTATCGAAGCCCTCCGTCCGATTAAGCTCCTCCAGCACATCTACGATGCCGAGCAGAAACCAGCCGATCGCGCGGAGCCAGAAGTTCGGACTGCAGCCGCTCTCAGGATCCGCCCAGAAGCTCTCCCGCTCCTCATCGAAGCCGTGATAGTAGAGTCCGCTGCTCCGATCCCGCATGTTCTTCTCCACACGGAGGATCTGCGCGCAGACATCCGGGATCCCCTCTCCCTCCCGGAAGCGCCGCTCATACTCGATATAGAAGGGCATCGCCATATAGATGCCGTCCAGCCAGACCTGATTCGGATAGATCGCCTTGTGCCAGAAGCTCCCCTGCCTCGTCCTCGGCTGCTGTGAAAGCTGCGCCCGCACCGTTTCGATTGCCCTCCGATACTTCTCCCTGCCGGTGAGGTCATAGAGCCGAAAGAGGTTCTTCGCCGGATTCACATTATCCAGACTCTGCTCCGTGATCTCATAGCTCCGGATGCTGCCGTCCTCCCGCACGAAGCCTCCCACGAAGTCCTCCGCGAAGTCGAGGAAGCGCTGCTCCCCACGGATCCGGTACAGCTCCAGTACCCCGCGGATCATGCAGCCGTCTATGTAGTTCCACTTGTTCTCTTTCCAGCCCTTGATCGCCTCGATGTTCCATGCCGGATGCGCCGCATCCGAATTTTCCAGAAGATAATCGATATATTGGTTCAGGAGCTTCTCGGTTTCCCGTCTGCTCTCCTCTAAGTGCTTCACATTTTCCCCCTTTATCAGCAGGAGGGAGCCCCGAA encodes:
- a CDS encoding adenine phosphoribosyltransferase, which produces MKREKLEDYVLTIPDFPEPGIMFRDITSLIQDPDGLRDSVDGLLHSLEGCDCDVVIGLESRGFIFGTAIAYALHKGFVPVRKKGKLPRETVSVEYDLEYGQAEMEIHKDAIKPGDRVVIVDDLIATGGTLEAACKLVERLGGEVAQISVVMELAGLHGREKLSKYRLKSLIRYEGK
- a CDS encoding NUDIX hydrolase; translated protein: MLNAENAEKPVKLIERTKRYEGRVITVYDDYVDVAGHKTHWDFIHHIGAAAVLPVLEDGRLLLVRQYRHALGRYTLEIPAGKRDAEDEDFLACAKRELEEETGFRTDTLEFLLYVNTTVAFLDEKIAIYLARDLKKGQVRWDEDEELGVEAWGLSDLQQLIYEGKMTDGKTVAAIQTYAAKYRR
- a CDS encoding heavy-metal-associated domain-containing protein, which codes for MGIGDIIIGGAILLAVIIGIRSIKCRAESGCCGGGGSCETVKTKAVSDTDPEHYAYTAELKVEGMHCGNCKARVENALNALSGDWASADLSAGTVTVRMKQRRTEAELREAVRRAGYSVTGFTLQG
- a CDS encoding hemolysin family protein — translated: MLGRVILLLVLIFINGYFSCAEIAVLQVGEAKLRKLSEEGNRRAGLLLHLTAEPAKFLSTIQVAITLAGFLSSAFAADSFAEPLTVLLQRLGISAGRELMMPAVIVLITLLLSYLSIVLGELVPKRLAQVHTEGIALSMAGMLRVVSFLFAPAVWALTASTNALLRLFGIHPEDVEDKVSEEDILMMIDEGTEKGTIESAENELIQNVFEFNDLTVEDVCTHRTDVAMLYIEDSDRQWRRTIHDNRFANYPICGEDDDDIIGILDTKDYFRLNDQSRQNVMRNAVDKPFFVSQNMKVSDLFQTMKRERKYYAVVIDEYGGMTGIVTLHDLIEALVGDLQEEDEVPEPEQIEAIGENEWIVLGIADLEDVNERLGVSLPTENADTFGGYIMGIIGKVPDDGSSFHMETDGLSIDVAYIKNHRIGKTIVRKLPAAETADPEG
- a CDS encoding sugar phosphate isomerase/epimerase family protein encodes the protein MIQYGMRVHDICGRGTVTEVLDQVERLGVHYIQLAMGKSFSDIDSTAGHYSDGQACYVAEALRERGLHVSVLGCYINPAHPDESARQREVQRFIEHLKYAKLLGADLVGTETGRYSPDMRVTEETYTEECYQRVLGSFREIRDAAEKLGVRVGIEGVYNHTLCSPERIDRFLRDIASPNFDIILDSVNIITPETKGKPAEQDAIIRRCFELYGDRIAVLHLKDGDFTAERGQLFRHPGEGVFHYGELMRQLRRNKPYIVGLLENSSPERFREDCAYLDREYENAAENVR
- a CDS encoding helix-turn-helix domain-containing protein; its protein translation is MDKRNLHNSRLELVFEKKIPGLRVSEALRHQEFIMRQRHVHATIELFFLIEGDRFMFVDQETYHLRAGSAMLVNHDLIHKTSVALGCPPDHRNFILQLDRSIFDGLLRQLGYPGFDTFGSIYGGIANFCAEDWDLILRIIEKFKNACTKSFGQSDANPELHSFLILQALELLGIFARARRLEQAESYRPSRNVVESGIHQKVHDIAMYLQNNSHENLPLDELAERFYMSKSYLTRIFRSVTGFSVVEYNRFIKVRKAQELLRGTDASVTEIAEQTGFGNITYFEKVFKQTTGQSPAKYRKHQGE
- a CDS encoding glycoside hydrolase family 88/105 protein, giving the protein MKHLEESRRETEKLLNQYIDYLLENSDAAHPAWNIEAIKGWKENKWNYIDGCMIRGVLELYRIRGEQRFLDFAEDFVGGFVREDGSIRSYEITEQSLDNVNPAKNLFRLYDLTGREKYRRAIETVRAQLSQQPRTRQGSFWHKAIYPNQVWLDGIYMAMPFYIEYERRFREGEGIPDVCAQILRVEKNMRDRSSGLYYHGFDEERESFWADPESGCSPNFWLRAIGWFLLGIVDVLEELNRTEGFDTEKRELRRLLTDLVASLRHYQDRESGLFYQLVDKAGLRGNYLETSGSALLSAAVLRAVRLGFLPTEDRIFGESIFNGICDRRLRFIDGKPCLTGICLVGGLGGAARRDGSIAYYLSEPIVENDAKGVGPFLLAYMEMLQ